Part of the Pseudodesulfovibrio mercurii genome is shown below.
CTCGGCATGCTCGAGCTGTTGTCGTACCATTTGTTCTTGAGCATGATCTCGAAGGTCTGGGGCATGCCCTCGGGATTGTAGCCCGCCGCCACCAGGGAGTTGAGACCCACGTGGTCCGCCTCGCGTTCGTCGTCCTGGGAATAGTGGAGCATGGCCGCCGTGGCCGCGCCCTGGGAGCCGATGACCAGGGCCTGTCCGGCCTGGGCCGCGTTGCCGCCGCCCGCCGCGATGCCCAGCAGCAGCCCGGCCAGCATGCCCGCCGTGGACAGCAGGGTGACCTTCTTCTGTTTCTCGATGCGGCTGACCACGTGCCGCTGGGAGACGTGCGCCAACTCGTGGGCGATGACCCCGGCCAGCTGCGACTCGGTGTCCACGGACTGGATCAGCCCGGTGAAGATGTAGATGTAGCCGCCGGGGATGGCGAAGGCGTTGATCAGCGGATTGGCGATGACCGCGCTCTTGACGTGGAAGGGCATGGGCCGCTTGCCCGTGACCACCCGGGCCACCACCTCGGCCACGTAGTCGGTGATGTACGTGTCGCCGACCATGTTCTGCTGGGCGCGGAGAATCTGGTCGAAATCGTGACCCATCTTGTTCTCGTCCCGCAGGGTCATCTTCCCGCCCAGCAAATCCGCACGGGCGTTCACCGCCGGAACCACGACCAGCATCAGGGCGGCCAACAGGGCCGGAACTATGGCGGTCACTCTGCGCATGGCGCCATAGTAACCATTTGCCCGCCCAAAGCAACCACCGGCCGATCCTTGCACAAGCCTGGGAAGAGCCTCCGGGGGCCGGGGGAAGGGAAGAGGGGCACCCTTTGAAAAGGGTTCTTTCCTCCCCTTCCCCCGGACCCCCATCCCCTTCTATTCCCAAACTTTTTATGGCCGCTTCGCGGGTTCATCCGCAACAAAAGGCCCCCGACTCATACCCGAGTCGGGGGCCATTTCTTCATTTCTTTGGAGCGATTCGGGTGGCGCAGCCACCCGACAGCGGCTCTCCGCGCTGGCACTAGGCTTTCGAGAGTGGGTCAGCTGTGCATTTTCTTCCGGCCGCGACAACCGCAGCGTAGCCGCCTACGTGAGGATTGGCGCGGGCGGAAAAAATGTGCAGATGGCCCGCTATCGGAAGCCGCCTCCCGTCCCTATTTACTCATCGAATCAAGGAACTCACGGTTGTTTTTGGTGCCCTTCATCTTGCCGCGCAGGAATTCCATGGAATCTATGGAGTTCATGGGGGAGAGGAGCTTGCGCAGGATCCACACGCGGTTGAGGACCTCCTCTTCCAGGAGCAGCTCTTCCTTGCGGGTGCCGGAACGGTTGATGTCGATGGCCGGGTAGATGCGCTTGTCGGACAGATGGCGGTCCAGGTAGATTTCCATGTTGCCCGTGCCCTTGAACTCCTCGAAGATGACCTCGTCCATGCGCGAGCCGGTGTCGATGAGCGCGGTGGAGATGATGGTCAGGGAGCCGCCTTCCTCGATGTTGCGGGCCGCGCCGAAGAAGCGCTTGGGCCGCTGCAGGGCATTGGCGTCGATACCGCCGGACAGCACGCGTCCCGAGGACGGGGTCACGGCGTTGTAGGCCCGGCCGAGCCGGGTGATGGAGTCGAGCAGGATGACCACGTCGCGCTTGCGCTCCACCAGTCGCTTGGCCTTCTCGATGACCATTTCGGCCACCTGCACGTGCCGGGTCGGCGGCTCGTCGAAGGTGGAGGAGACCACCTCGGCGTGGACCGTGCGCTGCATGTCGGTCACTTCCTCGGGCCGCTCGTCGATGAGCAGGACGATGAGGTCCACCTCGGGGTGGTTGGCGTTGATGGAGTTGGCGATGGTCTGGAGCATGATGGTCTTGCCGGTGCGGGGCGGGGCCACGATCACGCCGCGCTGGCCCTTGCCG
Proteins encoded:
- the rho gene encoding transcription termination factor Rho, with the protein product MATKKADPESKGKGTAKKTTRKKAVKPDEQPDANGNGGSLNLTELKQKSMQDLTDLAMSFEVENPSTMRKQELIFALLQQCASQNGQIFGEGVLEILPDGFGFLRSPMYSYMAGPDDIYVSPSQIRRFGLRKGDVVSGQIRPPKEGERYFALLRVSEIGFEDPQHSKNLVLFDNLTPLYPEEQLRLENGATNYSARIIDLLAPIGKGQRGVIVAPPRTGKTIMLQTIANSINANHPEVDLIVLLIDERPEEVTDMQRTVHAEVVSSTFDEPPTRHVQVAEMVIEKAKRLVERKRDVVILLDSITRLGRAYNAVTPSSGRVLSGGIDANALQRPKRFFGAARNIEEGGSLTIISTALIDTGSRMDEVIFEEFKGTGNMEIYLDRHLSDKRIYPAIDINRSGTRKEELLLEEEVLNRVWILRKLLSPMNSIDSMEFLRGKMKGTKNNREFLDSMSK